The Solibacillus sp. FSL R7-0682 genome includes a window with the following:
- a CDS encoding YqgQ family protein produces the protein MKSMLDIIGLLKKYGIYIYTQDRIGDLHLMEDEIKELYKSKFIETQDFQMALLILRQEEQRLKAGNK, from the coding sequence ATGAAATCGATGTTAGATATTATTGGACTATTAAAAAAATATGGTATTTACATTTATACGCAAGATCGAATTGGGGATTTACACCTAATGGAAGATGAGATAAAGGAATTATATAAATCGAAGTTTATTGAAACCCAAGATTTTCAGATGGCGCTCCTTATTTTACGCCAAGAGGAGCAAAGACTTAAAGCAGGAAATAAATAA
- a CDS encoding LysR family transcriptional regulator, whose product MELLPLVYFKTVAQFENMSRAAELLHITQPAISKSIAQLEANIGVQLFDRNGRSIKLNRYGRFFLERTEQILRDYEQAREELQNLVSPGHGEVALGFMHTLGLKVIPALMTDIRSVYPQMKFQLTQSNTGVLLKKLENSELDLCLLSSLDYKSNIHWEKLWEEELFLVVPNADPLCLKKTVEVKDFAHRPFISIKKGNSLRKTVDELFEQEGFHLNVAFEGEEVHTLAGLVESGLGVSLIPSIKGLEQYHVKLVKVKAENCKREIGVAYLDNHPMSQATQQFIHYIRAYFQ is encoded by the coding sequence ATGGAGCTATTACCATTAGTTTATTTTAAAACGGTTGCGCAATTTGAAAATATGTCGCGTGCCGCAGAGCTGCTACATATTACCCAACCGGCAATAAGTAAATCGATCGCCCAGTTAGAGGCAAATATAGGCGTCCAATTATTTGACCGCAACGGACGTTCGATAAAATTAAATCGTTACGGACGTTTTTTCTTAGAAAGGACAGAGCAAATTTTAAGGGATTATGAACAAGCACGAGAAGAATTACAAAATCTTGTATCGCCAGGTCATGGAGAAGTGGCGCTTGGCTTTATGCATACGCTTGGCTTAAAAGTTATACCAGCGCTTATGACGGATATCCGCTCCGTTTATCCACAAATGAAATTTCAGCTCACACAAAGTAATACCGGGGTATTACTGAAAAAATTGGAAAACAGTGAGTTAGATCTATGTTTACTCTCGTCATTGGATTATAAAAGCAATATTCATTGGGAGAAACTATGGGAAGAGGAATTATTTTTAGTCGTTCCAAATGCTGACCCTTTATGCTTAAAGAAAACGGTTGAAGTGAAGGATTTTGCTCATCGCCCGTTTATATCAATTAAAAAAGGGAATTCGCTCCGTAAAACGGTGGATGAACTGTTTGAACAAGAGGGCTTTCATTTAAATGTAGCTTTTGAAGGGGAAGAAGTTCATACATTAGCCGGATTAGTGGAAAGTGGTCTAGGGGTATCATTAATTCCTTCTATTAAAGGGTTAGAACAATATCATGTTAAATTAGTAAAAGTGAAAGCGGAAAATTGTAAGCGTGAAATTGGCGTTGCTTACTTAGATAATCACCCGATGTCTCAGGCAACACAGCAGTTTATCCATTATATTCGCGCGTATTTTCAATGA
- a CDS encoding DUF2759 domain-containing protein, with translation MNLLMVIFGLIAIFGVFGVFQSIKEKNILAIAFNAAAAGVFGWFVIMTILNQGYPPTHH, from the coding sequence ATGAACTTATTAATGGTTATTTTCGGATTAATTGCAATTTTTGGCGTATTTGGCGTATTCCAATCAATCAAAGAAAAAAACATCCTAGCAATTGCATTTAATGCAGCTGCTGCTGGTGTATTTGGTTGGTTCGTTATTATGACGATTTTAAATCAAGGCTATCCACCAACACATCATTAA
- the rpmG gene encoding 50S ribosomal protein L33, whose amino-acid sequence MRVNITLACTDCGERNYISKKNKRNNPERLELKKYCSREKKYTLHRETK is encoded by the coding sequence ATGCGCGTAAATATTACTTTAGCTTGCACAGATTGCGGCGAACGTAACTACATTTCTAAAAAGAACAAGCGTAACAATCCAGAGCGTCTTGAACTTAAAAAATATTGCTCTCGCGAGAAGAAGTACACTCTTCACCGTGAAACGAAGTAA
- a CDS encoding LTA synthase family protein: MKDFKWPKHSILAIAIIATWIKTVVVYETSFDMKLENFMQVFILIINPLSFILFFYGLSLFFKSPKARNRYIVGGSILLAFIVYGNVAFYRFYNDFVTLPVLFQTSNFGELGTSAAAIISIWDVLYFVDVFIILLAIKFIPKSDNQLLPVRKDARKAYFVMAAAMLFLNLGLAETERPQLLTRAFDRELLVKNIGTYNYHLYDIYVQSKSSAQRALADGSELVEVNNYVRANQAEPNVEMFGKFAGRNVIAVSLESLQTFVINNEMNGEVVTPFLNELTKDKDTYYFNDFYHQTGLGKTSDSEFIFENSLYGLGRGAVFFTHGENTYNSFAERLGENGYFTNVMHANNKSFWNRDMIYKSFNLDKFYDLESYNVTEETSVNWGLKDIPFFEQSAALMKEMPQPFYSRLITLTNHYPFYLDPEDMMIPEYDSNSGTLNRYFQTVRYLDESVKEFFEDLKEQGLYDNSIIVMYGDHYGISENHNKAMAQYLGKEEITPYDSALLQSVPLFIHIPGSNDGQVMENVSGQLDIRPTLLHLLGIDTSKDMQLGADLFSEEHEDFVTFRDGRIITDKVVYAGEVCYDRATGEPTEIENCQPFIDRATEELEYSDAIINGDLLRFYDSKTGNLKVDSNTTDK, from the coding sequence ATGAAAGATTTTAAATGGCCTAAACATTCGATATTAGCGATTGCCATAATAGCAACGTGGATTAAAACCGTTGTCGTTTATGAAACAAGTTTTGATATGAAGCTAGAAAATTTTATGCAGGTATTTATCCTGATTATTAATCCACTAAGCTTCATCTTATTCTTCTACGGATTATCGTTGTTCTTTAAATCGCCAAAAGCGAGAAATCGTTATATCGTTGGGGGAAGTATATTATTAGCATTTATCGTTTATGGAAATGTAGCGTTCTATCGCTTCTATAATGATTTTGTTACACTACCAGTATTATTTCAAACAAGTAATTTTGGTGAGTTAGGAACATCTGCGGCGGCAATTATTAGCATCTGGGATGTATTATATTTCGTCGATGTATTCATCATTTTATTAGCAATTAAGTTCATTCCAAAATCGGATAATCAATTATTACCTGTTCGAAAAGATGCGCGTAAAGCATACTTTGTAATGGCTGCAGCAATGTTATTTTTAAACTTAGGTTTAGCAGAAACAGAGCGTCCACAATTATTAACGCGTGCATTTGACCGGGAGCTACTTGTTAAAAATATTGGGACGTACAATTACCATTTATATGATATTTATGTTCAATCAAAGTCATCTGCTCAACGTGCACTAGCAGATGGAAGTGAATTAGTTGAGGTAAACAACTATGTACGTGCAAACCAAGCAGAGCCAAATGTTGAGATGTTTGGGAAATTTGCTGGACGAAATGTAATTGCCGTATCATTAGAATCATTACAAACATTTGTCATCAATAACGAAATGAATGGCGAAGTTGTAACACCATTCTTAAATGAATTAACAAAAGATAAAGATACGTATTATTTCAATGACTTTTATCACCAAACAGGGTTAGGGAAAACTTCTGACTCAGAGTTTATTTTCGAAAACTCATTATACGGGTTGGGGCGTGGTGCAGTATTCTTCACACATGGTGAAAATACGTACAACTCATTTGCAGAACGTCTTGGAGAAAATGGTTACTTTACTAACGTTATGCATGCCAATAATAAATCATTCTGGAACCGTGATATGATTTACAAATCATTTAATTTAGATAAATTTTATGATCTTGAATCATATAATGTAACAGAAGAAACATCTGTAAACTGGGGCTTAAAGGACATTCCTTTCTTTGAACAATCAGCTGCATTAATGAAAGAAATGCCACAGCCATTCTATAGCCGTTTAATTACATTAACGAATCACTATCCGTTCTATTTAGATCCTGAAGATATGATGATTCCTGAATATGATTCGAACTCAGGTACATTAAATCGTTATTTCCAAACAGTTCGTTATTTAGATGAATCTGTGAAAGAATTTTTCGAAGATCTAAAAGAACAGGGCTTATATGATAATTCAATCATCGTTATGTATGGTGACCACTACGGAATTTCTGAAAACCACAATAAAGCGATGGCGCAATATTTAGGGAAAGAAGAAATTACACCATATGATAGTGCATTATTACAGTCGGTACCGTTATTCATTCACATTCCGGGTTCAAATGACGGACAAGTAATGGAAAATGTATCAGGTCAGTTAGATATCCGTCCAACATTATTACATTTACTTGGTATTGATACATCAAAGGACATGCAATTAGGGGCAGACTTATTCTCTGAGGAGCATGAGGATTTCGTTACTTTCCGTGATGGACGTATTATTACAGATAAGGTAGTATACGCAGGTGAGGTTTGTTATGACCGTGCAACAGGTGAACCAACGGAAATTGAAAACTGTCAGCCGTTTATCGACCGTGCTACAGAAGAATTAGAATACTCTGATGCGATTATTAATGGCGACTTACTTCGCTTTTATGATTCCAAAACAGGGAATTTAAAAGTTGATTCTAATACAACAGATAAATGA
- a CDS encoding DegV family protein has product MGKKIAWVTDTAALLTDDFIKEHNIHVLALNIVFEEGALRETIDMTHDEFYDKLRNAKKHPKTSQPAFGEHVALYEKLKAEGYDCAIAIHTSEKLSGTVASAPMAAEQAGFKTYAIDSLIGSFPMQVMLELGMKLEQAGVEPEQIVDEIKAIRSKSHLSFIPASLEQLHKSGRVSGTAMFLSNLLNIKLVISYNREGGVEVVQKVRADKRAKKHAVERLEEAIRLSPVKEVAIINCNNEIGAIAWKEELEQQFPTIRFTPTPLSACVGVHAGEGTLGLTWVRE; this is encoded by the coding sequence ATGGGAAAAAAGATTGCATGGGTTACCGATACAGCAGCATTATTAACAGACGATTTTATTAAAGAACATAACATTCATGTGCTTGCATTAAATATTGTTTTTGAAGAAGGTGCATTACGTGAAACAATAGATATGACACACGATGAATTTTACGATAAATTAAGAAATGCCAAAAAACATCCAAAAACATCGCAACCTGCATTTGGTGAACATGTTGCTTTATATGAAAAATTAAAGGCTGAGGGCTATGATTGTGCGATTGCTATTCATACGTCTGAAAAATTATCAGGTACAGTTGCAAGTGCACCGATGGCAGCTGAACAAGCTGGGTTTAAAACTTACGCAATTGATTCATTAATTGGATCTTTTCCGATGCAAGTTATGCTAGAGCTTGGTATGAAATTAGAACAAGCTGGTGTTGAGCCTGAGCAAATTGTCGACGAGATTAAAGCGATTCGTAGTAAATCTCATCTATCTTTTATTCCGGCGAGCTTAGAGCAGCTGCATAAAAGCGGACGAGTTTCAGGAACAGCAATGTTTTTAAGTAATTTATTAAATATTAAACTTGTTATTTCTTATAATAGAGAGGGCGGCGTAGAGGTCGTACAAAAAGTAAGAGCGGACAAGCGTGCAAAAAAACATGCAGTGGAGCGCTTAGAAGAAGCGATTCGACTTTCGCCAGTTAAGGAAGTAGCAATCATTAACTGTAATAATGAAATTGGGGCAATTGCTTGGAAGGAAGAATTAGAGCAACAATTCCCAACGATTCGATTTACTCCAACACCGCTTTCTGCTTGTGTAGGTGTACATGCTGGAGAAGGAACACTTGGTTTAACTTGGGTACGTGAATAA
- a CDS encoding MFS transporter, whose product MDYIQKGTKEFTFTNLALFAAGFITFANLYITQPLMPQFSKDYGVSPAIASLSLSAATGVLAFSLLLFGSLSEAWGRKKLMTFSIFAASILTIIVAFSPSFEIVLLLRMLQGFVFAGVPAIAMAYLGEEMEPSSLGAAMGLYISGNAIGGLSGRIIMGTMTDLFNWQIGMIALGLLSLVICCYFVWALPESKHFEPRPLQFKSLTRSLFQHLKNSELLCLFGIGFTLMGSFVTMYNYIGFKLVEAPYNLSTALVGWIFIVYLVGSWSSAWFGSLSDKFGRQRVLYWGVVIMSSGCLLTMPASLSIKIIGLVIFTFGFFGSHSIASGWVSRLANKEKAQASSLYLFAYYIGSSIGGTLGGVFWSSFGWTGIVLYIFIALCITLGLAATIHHLQRVHQQIASKLQA is encoded by the coding sequence ATGGATTACATACAAAAAGGAACAAAAGAATTCACATTCACAAACTTAGCACTATTTGCAGCAGGCTTTATTACATTTGCTAATTTGTACATTACACAACCATTGATGCCTCAGTTTTCAAAGGATTACGGTGTCTCACCAGCAATTGCAAGTTTATCTCTTTCTGCTGCAACTGGAGTACTTGCATTTAGCTTACTATTGTTTGGCTCTTTATCAGAAGCCTGGGGTCGAAAAAAATTAATGACATTTTCAATTTTTGCTGCCTCCATCTTAACCATTATCGTCGCCTTTTCTCCATCGTTTGAAATCGTGTTGCTTTTGCGTATGCTACAGGGCTTTGTTTTCGCTGGAGTTCCTGCGATTGCAATGGCTTATTTAGGGGAAGAAATGGAGCCATCTAGCCTCGGGGCCGCCATGGGGCTTTATATTAGTGGCAATGCAATTGGAGGATTATCTGGGCGTATCATTATGGGAACGATGACCGATTTATTTAACTGGCAAATTGGTATGATTGCTTTAGGCTTACTAAGCTTAGTTATTTGCTGTTATTTCGTGTGGGCATTACCTGAATCCAAACATTTTGAACCACGTCCTTTACAGTTTAAATCATTGACCCGCTCACTTTTTCAGCATTTAAAAAACTCGGAGCTACTTTGCTTATTTGGAATCGGCTTTACCCTTATGGGTAGTTTCGTCACAATGTATAATTATATTGGGTTTAAGCTTGTTGAAGCACCGTATAATTTAAGTACTGCTCTCGTCGGCTGGATCTTTATTGTTTATTTAGTCGGATCTTGGAGTTCCGCATGGTTTGGTAGCCTTTCCGACAAATTCGGTCGACAACGCGTGCTTTATTGGGGCGTTGTCATAATGAGCAGTGGTTGCCTACTAACGATGCCTGCTTCGTTAAGTATTAAAATTATCGGACTTGTCATTTTTACTTTTGGTTTTTTTGGTTCTCATTCAATTGCGAGTGGCTGGGTGAGCCGATTAGCGAATAAGGAAAAAGCGCAAGCATCGTCACTTTATTTATTTGCCTACTATATTGGGTCAAGTATTGGAGGGACATTAGGTGGCGTTTTCTGGTCTAGTTTTGGCTGGACGGGGATTGTCCTCTATATTTTTATAGCGCTGTGTATTACATTGGGCTTAGCTGCGACTATCCATCATTTACAACGTGTTCATCAGCAAATCGCTTCTAAATTACAGGCATAA
- a CDS encoding 5-formyltetrahydrofolate cyclo-ligase yields the protein MDKKQYRLNVQQQLAKMSYQAYCERSRKLGLKLIHEEAIQKATTIAITLSNRPEVDTTYIIEELWKMGKKVVVPKCIPKDRSMQFYEIESFAQTERAFKDILEPIPEYTVLIEKEQIDVIVVPGVVFDRNGYRIGFGGGYYDRYLQDFIGQKVSLSFQEQLVAEVPRESHDLPVHILITDNERIVWNSL from the coding sequence GTGGATAAAAAACAATATCGTTTAAATGTACAACAGCAATTGGCGAAAATGTCTTATCAAGCATATTGTGAACGTTCACGTAAGCTAGGACTAAAGCTAATTCATGAGGAAGCTATCCAAAAAGCTACAACAATCGCTATAACACTTTCGAATCGGCCAGAAGTTGATACAACTTATATTATTGAAGAACTATGGAAAATGGGGAAAAAAGTAGTAGTGCCAAAATGTATACCGAAGGATCGTTCGATGCAATTTTATGAAATTGAAAGCTTTGCTCAAACTGAACGTGCATTTAAAGATATTTTAGAACCTATTCCTGAATACACAGTACTTATAGAAAAAGAGCAAATTGATGTCATTGTTGTGCCTGGTGTCGTATTCGATCGAAATGGGTACAGAATTGGCTTTGGCGGGGGGTATTATGACCGCTATTTGCAGGACTTTATAGGGCAAAAGGTGTCGCTATCTTTTCAAGAGCAACTAGTAGCTGAAGTGCCGAGAGAATCACATGATCTTCCGGTACATATACTAATTACAGATAATGAGCGTATTGTGTGGAATTCGCTATAG